Below is a genomic region from Gemmobacter sp. 24YEA27.
TGCCGAAGCTGATTTCGGGCGAATGGTCGGGCACGATGAACCTGACCGAGCCGCAGGCCGGGTCGGATGTCGGTGCCCTGACCACGCGCGCGGTGCCGGCAGAGGATGGCAGCTACCGGATCAGTGGCCAGAAGATCTTTATCACCTGGGGCGATTCGGATCTGGTGTCGAATATCTGCCATCTGGTGCTGGCGCGGCTGCCGGATGCGGCACCGGGGGTGAAGGGGATTTCACTGTTTCTGGTGCCGAAATACCTGCCGGATGCGGCGGGAAATCCGGGGCAGGCGAATAATCTGCGGGTGGTCAGCCTGGAACATAAGCTCGGCATCCATGGCAGCCCGACCTGCGTGATGGAATTCGATCAGGCCACCGGCTGGATGGTGGATGGGCCGGGCAAGGGCATGGCTGCGATGTTCACCATGATGAACAACGCCCGCCTGGGCGTGGGGATGCAGGGGGTCGGCGTGGCAGAGGCGGCGCTGCAAAAGGCCGTGGCCTTCGCGCAGGAGCGGGTGCAGGGCAGGACGCCCGACGGATCTGCCACGATCATCGGCCATGCCGATATCCGCCGTATGCTGACTGAGGCGCGCGCCAAAATCTTTGCGGCGCGGGCGATCGGCCTCACCTGTGCCAAAGCGATCGATATGGCCAGCGCGACCGGCGATGCCGCCTGGGCGGCGCGGGCGGCATTCCTGACGCCCATCGCCAAGGCTTTCGGCACCGATATCGGCATCGAGGTCGCCGATATGGGGGTGCAGGTTCATGGTGGCATGGGCTTCATCGAGGAAACCGGCGCCGCGCAGTATCTGCGCGATGCCAGGATCACTGCGATCTACGAGGGCACCAATGGCATCCAGGCGATGGATCTGGTCGGGCGCAAGCTGGCCGATGGCGGCGCGGTGGCCTTTGAGCTGATCGACGGGATCATCGCCCGCGCCATCGCGGCGGAGGAACACTGGCCGGAGCTCGCGGCGATCCTCGGCACGGTGGCGAGATCGTTGCGGGGGGCGACCGGCGCGCTGCTTGAGATGGAGATGAATGACCGTTTCGCTGGCGCGGTGCCCTATCTGCGCGCTTTCGCGCTGGTGCTGGGGGCGGATGCACATCTGCGGGCCGCGCAGGCCGATCCGGAGCGGCTGCCACTGGCGCGGGTGATGATCACCCGTCTTACAGAGGATGCGCTTTTCCTGCTTTCCGCGGCACGCCGGCGCGCGGCGGATCTTTACGCGGTGCCGGTCGCGATGCTGGGCTGAGCCCTATCCGGCGAGGTGGCGCAGCCCCTGTGTCACATCGGTTCTGACGGCAAGGCGCAGCCCCGGCTCGTCACCGGCTTTCAGCGCCGACAGGATCATCCGGTGATAGGGCGGGGCCTCGCGCCGCCGCAGACGCGCGTAAAGCGCCCGCATCGTCGGGCCAAGCTGCAGCCAGACCGTCTCGCACATTGCGAGCATCGCGGGGGCCTGGGCGCGCAGATACAGGGTGCGGTGAAATTCCAGATTGGTCCGGACATAGGCGACCGCATCGTGGCGCGCGACGGCCTCGGTATTGGCGGTGTTGATCGCCGCCAGCCGCTCGATCAGCGCGAAATGCGCGCGGGCAGGGCGCGGGCGGCCAGTTCCGGCTCTAGCATGGCGCGGATTGCAGCCAGTTCCTCGATCCGCTCGGGTGTCAGCTCCGGCGTGGACACCCGCCCTGAGGAGGACAGCGTCAGCGCGCCTTCGGCCACAAGACGGCGCAACGCCTCGCGCGCGGGCGTCATCGAGACGCCGAAATCCTTCGCGAGCCCGCGCAGCGTCAGCGACTGGCCGGGCGCCAGTTCGCCATGCATCACCTGCTGGCGCAGGACACGGTAAAGCCGCTCATGCGCGGCGGCATTGGGGTCGGGCGGACGGGGGCCGGCAGGAATGATCATGGCGGGCATCGGAACATGCTGGGCAAAGCGGGGTCAACCGGTATCGGAGTGGGAATAAGGGCGGGCATGATGCGTTCAGCCCGCAAAACTGTAGCGGTGCAGCGTCTGGCCGTCGCGTTTCAGCCAGTCGCGCTCGGCCTTCCAGCCGGGGCGGATCTTCGAGACCACTGCCCAGAAATCAGCGGAATGGTTCATCTCGACCAGATGCGCGACCTCATGCGCCGCGACATAGTCAAGCACCTCGCGCGGCGCCATGGCAAGGCGCCAGGAATACATCAGCGTGCCGTCATGGCTGCAAGATCCCCAGCGGGACCGTGTGTCGCGCAAAACCAGCCGCGCATAGCTGCGCCCGACAAGTCCCGCGTAATGGGTTGAACTATAGGCCAGCCGGTCGCGCGCCAGCGCCTTGAGCCAGGCCGCCACCTTCGCACCGGCCTGATCCGGCCGCCCCGGCACCAGGAGGCTGTCGCCCTCGACCCGGACGCCGCGCCCTTCGGAGGGCGTGATTCGCATCATCCGGCCCAAAACCGGCAGTTCGGCCCCATGGCTGACCGGCACCAGCCGTGCCATCGGCATCGAGGCCAGAACAGTCCGCAGCCAGCCCTCCTGATCGTGCAGGAAACTCAGCGCATCACGGTCTTTTGCGCGCGGCGGCAGCGTCAGCGTCACCTTGCCATCGAGTCGCGAAACCCTGAGCGAGAACCGCTTCGCCCGGGCCGAGCGGCGCATATTGATCTCGACCGGCGGCGGTCCGGGCAGCAACAGCATCAAATTCTCGTTCCAGAGGCCACAATTCACACGCCGTCCGGCTTGATTCCCCGCCGGTAAAGGCGCATCTGACGGCTTATGCAAAAGGCTTTGACAGCCGCCCCGGCCTGTGGCAAGGGCAGCGTTCGGATTACCCTGTCATCAGGGCGAAAGTGAAGGGACAACCCATGGCCAAGGAAGACTGGGGCACCAAGCGACTGTGCCCGACGACCGGTAAACGGTTCTATGACCTGAACCGGACGCCGGTGGTCAGCCCCTATACCGGCGAGGTTGTGGATATCGAATCGGCCCGCCGCAAGCTGGCGGCTGCGGTGATCTCGCGCGTTTCGCCCGAGAAGGACGATGAAGTTCTGGTCGACGATCTCGAAGCCGAAGAAGATCTGCTGGAAACGGCAGAAGGCGGCGATGATGATATCGACGATGATCTGCTCGAAGATGATGCCGATGACAATGTCTCGCTCGACGAGCTGGCCGATGTGGCCGGCAGCGACGAAGAGGGCTGAGGCAAGCCTGCAGAAACGTTCCGCAGGGCATGCCTTGTGAAACAGGAAAAGACCCGCCTCTGGCGGGTCTTTTTCATTTCGCCCTGCGGGGCAGGAAGGGGCAGATCGGGCAGATCCTGTCGGGTGCTCAGCCGGGCCCGGGCAGGATCGGGCCGGCCTTTGCCCACCAGCCGGGATTGGCACGGGCGATCAGCGGCAGCGCGCCACTGGCTGCGGCTTCATCGGCAAAAAGCGCGAAACAGGTGGCGCCCGAGCCGGACATCCGCGCCATCAGTGTGCCAGGAAGCGCGTTGAGCTGGTCCAGCACCGCGCCGATCACTGGTGCGACCTCGCGCGCGGGCTTCTCCAGGTCATTGCGCTGGTTCCTGGCCCAGGCGGCAAGCGTGGTGATATCGGGCCAGCAGGGAAGTCGCGGCGGCAAAGGCGGGTTCTCGCGGCGGGTCAGGGCACGAAATACCGCCGGCGTGGGGACCCCGACACCAGGATTGACGAGGAGAATCCCGCCCGAGGGGAAGCCGGTCAGTGGTTCGATGATTTCGCCGATGCCGCGCATCCTGGCAGGGCCAGGGCTCAGGCAGACCGGCACATCTGCACCAAGCCGGGCCGCGATACGGGCAATCTCCGCCGGGTCAGGCCGCGCCCCGGGCGGGGCCAGCCGCAGGGCGGCACGGATCGCAGCCGCCGCATCCGAAGATCCGCCGCCGATGCCAGAGGCCGGCGGCAGGTGCTTTTCCAGCCGGAACGCCAGGGACAGCCCCGGCAGGATCGCTGCTGCGGCGCGAGAGACAAGGTTCTCCGCGCCCCCGGGCAATGCCGGTCCGAAGGGGCCGGTCAGCTCAAGCGCGGGGCCAGCGGCCGGTGCCGTCTCCAGCCAGTCGCCGATGCCTGCAAAAATCACCAGGCTGTCCAGCAGGTGATAGCCATCGGCCCGCTGCCCGGTGACATGCAGGCAGAGATTGACCTTCGCAGGCGCGAATTCGCGGATGGGATCAATTCTCGGCAGGGGCATCCTCCGGCGGGCTGCCTTCGACATCACCCTCACTATTGCCATCTGGGGCGACAGCGGTGCCGTCCCCCGGGGCGGGTGCCGTAGCCGGGGCAGGAGCACCCGGGGGGGAGGCGGGGCGCGCAGGGGCCCGGGCGGCCTCTTCGGCCATCACCGCATCAAGGCCGATCTCCAGCTTGCGCCGGATACGGACCGCATCGGCGGCTTCCGGTCCGTAAGACAGCGCCCGGTGCCACTGGAATTCAGCTTCCCGCTTGCGCCCGTTCATCCAGTAGATATCACCGAGATGATCGGTGATCTCCGCCTCCAGCGGTTCCAGGAGCGAGGCCTGTTCAATCGGCTGCAATGCCTCCTGATAGCGACCAAGCATGAAATAGGCCCAGGCGAGACTGTCGAGGATCATGCCCGAATCGGGCGCTCCGGCCACGGCCTGTTTGATCATGGCCAGCGCCTCATCAAGGTCCTGGCGCCGTTCCAGCAGGCTGTATCCGAGATAATTGAGCACCTCAGGCTGACCCGGATTGATGCGCAGCGCCTCGCGGAAATCGAGATCGGCGCCGGTATGGAGGTTCTGACGTTCCCGCATCGCCCCCCGGCTGAAGTAAAGCAGCCAGGCCGCGCGCGGCGGCGGATCGGGCAGAAGGCCGATTGCCACGCTATAGGCCGCCTCTGATTCGGCCCAGCGTTGTTCATTGCGCAGCATGTCGCCAAGCGCGACCTGGACGACCAGCAGCTTGCCATGACTGCGGGTCAGCTGTTTCAGCACTTCGATCGCCGCCTCTTTGCGACCGGCGGAATAAAGCGCATTGGCGCGGCCGAGCTGGGCATCATACCAGGACGGGTGATCGGGCGAAAACTCATCATAGGCCGCTTCGGCCAGGTCGTATTCTCCCATCTGGTCGAGCATCGCCGCCCCGAGCAGGATCGCATCGTCATGATCGGGTTTCAGCGCAACGGCGATGCGGCAGTTCAGCTGGACAAAAGCCGGCTCCGCCTCGCCACTCAGCAGGGTGGCCAGTGACCAGAACACCTCGGCCATGCCTTCGCGCGCGTCTTTCACCGTGTCGAAGGGGATGGTCTCGCCGGCGACAAGCCGGGCGCGCAACACCTCGGCCAGGGGCTCGGGCGTGGTGCCCCAGGTCTTGTCGATCAGCGCGATGGCGTCGTCATTGCGTTCAAGCTGCGACAGGATCTGCACATGCGCCAGCACCCCGCGCCGGTTCAGCCCCAGACCGGGTGCCGACAGCGCCTTGTCGGCGCCCTCGAAATCGCCTGCCAGTGCGAGCGCCAGTGCTTTGTGATAGATGCCATGCGCCTCGAGCCCGCGGCGTTCGGCAATCTCGTCAAATTCGCCCAGAGCCTCGGTCATGCGGCCCTGACCGATATCGGCCCAGGCGCGGGCAAGTCCATCGACCAGCGGGCCAATCGATTTCCCGTCATCCAGCGCTGATCTGATGGCGGCGAAATCGCTGTTCAGACCAGCCTGGCTGATCTGCGCCAGATCGGCGAGCTGGGCGGGCTGGTCGCCCTCTTGCATAAGGGCGTGGCGATGTTCGGCGATGCTCGCCGCATCGGCGATCTTGCCAAGGCTGAGCAGGGCGAAGATCGAGCCGTCCATCAGCAGCCGGTTGTCGGGATCAACGCTGAGCGCCTGGGTGAACCAGGCGGAGGCGGAGCGGAAATCACCGGCGGTTTCGGCATTGCGGGCGGCAAGGAAAGCGCCTGAGTCGACGGGAGTTCCGGTCGTGACATCAGCGGGTTGCGCTGTGGCAGAGGCCTCTTGCGCGACCACCGGTGAAAGCCCCGAAAGGCTGAGACCAAGCGCGGTGGTCAGCGTAAGGAGAGAACGGATCATTGCGGAATACCCCCTGGACTGCCTCTGGCGGAGCCCGTCTGACCTGGCCCACCCCCGCCGGGCTTTTCGGACGCGCCCGTGCTGGGACCGAAGCTAACGCCCCGTTTTGCAACACGCAATGCAGGGCGGAGCGGTTCGGGGTGAGGATTGCCTGTCATAGTGGGCTGGCGGGTGAACTCTTCGTGAAACGGTGTTCACGCCATGAGCCGGAAAAAAGAAACCGACTGCCAGGAATTACACCACAGCCTTGCAGGAGGTCCGCATCATGACGGCCCTGTTGTGCAGGCGAGGCTCTTTACAAGTCTGTGCGGCGGATAAGGGGCGGCGGTCAGGCGAGGATTTCGGCTTCGCTGACCGCAGCGCCCGGTCCTTACATATTCGGATAGTTCGGCCCGCCCCCGCCCATCGGCGTGGTCCAGTTGATGTTTTGCGACGGGTCTTTGATGTCGCAGGTTTTGCAATGGACGCAGTTCTGAAAATTGATGCGGAAGCTGGCATCCTGGCCTTCGCCCAGCACCTCATAGACACCGGCCGGGCAGTAGCGCTGCGCGGGCTCGTCATATTCGGGCAGGTTGACGCGGATCGGCACCGAAGGGTCTTTCAGCCGCAGATGGGCGGGCTGGTTCTCGTCATGGTTGGTGAAGCTGTAGGCGACATTGGTCAGCCGGTCGAAGGAGAGAACGCCATCCGGTTTCGGATAGTCGATCTTTTTGTAATCTTTGGCCTTTCCAGTCGCGGCCGCGTCGTTCTTGCCATGTTTCAGCGTGCCGAACAGCGAGAAGCCGAGCGTGTTCGTCCACATATCGAGCCCGCCGAGGGTGAGCGAGGCCTTGAGCCCCCATTTCGACCACATCGGTTTGACATTGCGGACCTTTTTCAGATCGCGGCCAATGGCGCCGGCCCGCACCTCGGTCTCGTAATCGGTCAGCTCATCGCCCTGGCGCCCCGCCTTGATCGCCGCATAGGCGGCTTCTGCGGCGGCTTTTCCCGAGAGCATCGCGTTGTGGTTGCCCTTGATGCGCGGCACGTTGACGAGGCCCGCCGAGCAGCCCAGCAGCGCCACGCCAGGCGCCACCATTTTCGGGATCGACTGGAAGCCGCCTTCCGAGATCGCCCGCGCGCCATAAGCCACGCGTTTGCCGCCTTTCAGCAGTTCCGCCACCATCGGGTGATGCTTGAAGCGCTGGAATTCCATGTAAGGGTAGAGATGCGGGTTCTTGTAGTTCAGGTGAACCACGAAACCGACATAGACCTGATTGTTTTCAAGGTGGTAGATGAAAGAGCCACCACCTGCATTGCCGCCCAGCGGCCAGCCCATCGTATGGGTGACGGTGCCGATCTGGTGTTTCTCCGGGTCAATCTCCCATATCTCTTTCATGCCAAGGCCGAATTTCTGCGGGCAATGGCCATCTGAGAGGTTGAAACGGTTGATCACCTCTTTCGCGAGGCTGCCGCGCACGCCTTCCGAGAGGAAGACATATTTGCCGCGCAGCTCCATCCCCGGTTCATAGGCGGGGCCGGGAAGGGCGGTTTCGGGATCAAGGCCGAATTCACCTGCAACAACGCCGGCGACCGTCTTGCCATCTTCGGACCAGACCAGTTGCGAGCAGGCCATGCCGGGGAAAATTTCGACGCCGAGACCCTCGGCCACGCCCGCCATCCAGCGGCAGACATTCGCCATCGAGACGATGTAATTGCCGTGATTGTTCATCAAAGGCGGCATCGGGAAATTTGGTACCCGGATCTTGCCGGCCGGGCCGAGGACGTAGAAATTATCCTCTTTCACGGGCACCTTGATCGGCGCGTCCATAGTCCGCCATTCGGGCAGCAAAGCATCGAGACCGACGGGATCCAGCACCGCACCCGAGAGAATATGCGCGCCGACTTCAGAGCCTTTTTCCAGCACGACCACGCTCAGATCGGGATCAAGCTGTTTCAGACGGATCGCCGCCGAAAGACCCGAAGGCCCTGCGCCCACGATCACAACGTCATATTCCATCGACTCGCGGGTGATCGCTGTGTTGGGATCGGTCATCGGCTTTTTTCTCGCTCCTTGCTGCGGTCTGTCGGCGCCGCAAATTCTGGCTGGGAAGTCCTGTTGGGCCCCGTTTGGCCGGGCGTCTCGTGATTGCCCTATGGGCAGGCGCGCGTCAACCATGCTGCAGCATCATCCCATTGGGACGCAGCCCGCGGCAATATTCTTGCCGTTAAACGACAGGGCGCGCATGCAGGACGCCATGGCCCTTGCTTTTTCTTTGCCCATCGGGTGAGGTTGCCGGAACACGAGGCGCGAAGTCATGACCCGGGTGACCGGTTCGTGGCTTCTGTTTTTTTAAAGTGACGACAGCGATATGGAAAAAATTCCGGTTACGAGGCGCGGCTTTGAAGTGCTGGACGCGGAACTGCGGCAATTGAAAAGTGAGGCGCGGCCCGCGATCATCCGCGACATTGCCGAGGCCCGGGCGCATGGCGACCTGTCTGAAAATGCAGAATACCATGCGGCGCGTGAAAAGCAGGGCTTTATCGAAGGCCGGATCAAGGAACTCGAAGGCATCATTTCGCTGGCCGAAGTGATCGACCCGACCTCGCTGTCGGGCTCGATCAAATTCGGGGCGACGGTCACCGTGGTCGATGAAGACAGCGATGAGGAAAAGACCTGGCAGATCGTCGGCGAGGTCGAGGCCAATATCGAGCTTGGGCTTCTGAACATCCGGTCTCCGATTGCGCGCGCGCTGA
It encodes:
- a CDS encoding electron transfer flavoprotein-ubiquinone oxidoreductase; the protein is MTDPNTAITRESMEYDVVIVGAGPSGLSAAIRLKQLDPDLSVVVLEKGSEVGAHILSGAVLDPVGLDALLPEWRTMDAPIKVPVKEDNFYVLGPAGKIRVPNFPMPPLMNNHGNYIVSMANVCRWMAGVAEGLGVEIFPGMACSQLVWSEDGKTVAGVVAGEFGLDPETALPGPAYEPGMELRGKYVFLSEGVRGSLAKEVINRFNLSDGHCPQKFGLGMKEIWEIDPEKHQIGTVTHTMGWPLGGNAGGGSFIYHLENNQVYVGFVVHLNYKNPHLYPYMEFQRFKHHPMVAELLKGGKRVAYGARAISEGGFQSIPKMVAPGVALLGCSAGLVNVPRIKGNHNAMLSGKAAAEAAYAAIKAGRQGDELTDYETEVRAGAIGRDLKKVRNVKPMWSKWGLKASLTLGGLDMWTNTLGFSLFGTLKHGKNDAAATGKAKDYKKIDYPKPDGVLSFDRLTNVAYSFTNHDENQPAHLRLKDPSVPIRVNLPEYDEPAQRYCPAGVYEVLGEGQDASFRINFQNCVHCKTCDIKDPSQNINWTTPMGGGGPNYPNM
- the greA gene encoding transcription elongation factor GreA is translated as MEKIPVTRRGFEVLDAELRQLKSEARPAIIRDIAEARAHGDLSENAEYHAAREKQGFIEGRIKELEGIISLAEVIDPTSLSGSIKFGATVTVVDEDSDEEKTWQIVGEVEANIELGLLNIRSPIARALIGKEEGDSVDVTTPGGQKSYEILSVRYI
- a CDS encoding 4-(cytidine 5'-diphospho)-2-C-methyl-D-erythritol kinase, with the translated sequence MPLPRIDPIREFAPAKVNLCLHVTGQRADGYHLLDSLVIFAGIGDWLETAPAAGPALELTGPFGPALPGGAENLVSRAAAAILPGLSLAFRLEKHLPPASGIGGGSSDAAAAIRAALRLAPPGARPDPAEIARIAARLGADVPVCLSPGPARMRGIGEIIEPLTGFPSGGILLVNPGVGVPTPAVFRALTRRENPPLPPRLPCWPDITTLAAWARNQRNDLEKPAREVAPVIGAVLDQLNALPGTLMARMSGSGATCFALFADEAAASGALPLIARANPGWWAKAGPILPGPG
- a CDS encoding tetratricopeptide repeat protein, coding for MIRSLLTLTTALGLSLSGLSPVVAQEASATAQPADVTTGTPVDSGAFLAARNAETAGDFRSASAWFTQALSVDPDNRLLMDGSIFALLSLGKIADAASIAEHRHALMQEGDQPAQLADLAQISQAGLNSDFAAIRSALDDGKSIGPLVDGLARAWADIGQGRMTEALGEFDEIAERRGLEAHGIYHKALALALAGDFEGADKALSAPGLGLNRRGVLAHVQILSQLERNDDAIALIDKTWGTTPEPLAEVLRARLVAGETIPFDTVKDAREGMAEVFWSLATLLSGEAEPAFVQLNCRIAVALKPDHDDAILLGAAMLDQMGEYDLAEAAYDEFSPDHPSWYDAQLGRANALYSAGRKEAAIEVLKQLTRSHGKLLVVQVALGDMLRNEQRWAESEAAYSVAIGLLPDPPPRAAWLLYFSRGAMRERQNLHTGADLDFREALRINPGQPEVLNYLGYSLLERRQDLDEALAMIKQAVAGAPDSGMILDSLAWAYFMLGRYQEALQPIEQASLLEPLEAEITDHLGDIYWMNGRKREAEFQWHRALSYGPEAADAVRIRRKLEIGLDAVMAEEAARAPARPASPPGAPAPATAPAPGDGTAVAPDGNSEGDVEGSPPEDAPAEN
- a CDS encoding acyl-CoA dehydrogenase yields the protein MSHAPAADHRFILDHIIDFTDISGTDRFAEASPDMVSAILDGAARLCDEVVAPVNRNGDLTPARLENGVLRASPGFERAYRAIAGGGWVGVSASAEYGGMGLPHVLATCVNEMLAGACLSLQLKPLLSQGQIEALEHHASEALKALYLPKLISGEWSGTMNLTEPQAGSDVGALTTRAVPAEDGSYRISGQKIFITWGDSDLVSNICHLVLARLPDAAPGVKGISLFLVPKYLPDAAGNPGQANNLRVVSLEHKLGIHGSPTCVMEFDQATGWMVDGPGKGMAAMFTMMNNARLGVGMQGVGVAEAALQKAVAFAQERVQGRTPDGSATIIGHADIRRMLTEARAKIFAARAIGLTCAKAIDMASATGDAAWAARAAFLTPIAKAFGTDIGIEVADMGVQVHGGMGFIEETGAAQYLRDARITAIYEGTNGIQAMDLVGRKLADGGAVAFELIDGIIARAIAAEEHWPELAAILGTVARSLRGATGALLEMEMNDRFAGAVPYLRAFALVLGADAHLRAAQADPERLPLARVMITRLTEDALFLLSAARRRAADLYAVPVAMLG
- a CDS encoding TIGR02300 family protein, which codes for MAKEDWGTKRLCPTTGKRFYDLNRTPVVSPYTGEVVDIESARRKLAAAVISRVSPEKDDEVLVDDLEAEEDLLETAEGGDDDIDDDLLEDDADDNVSLDELADVAGSDEEG
- a CDS encoding SprT family zinc-dependent metalloprotease, whose protein sequence is MLLLPGPPPVEINMRRSARAKRFSLRVSRLDGKVTLTLPPRAKDRDALSFLHDQEGWLRTVLASMPMARLVPVSHGAELPVLGRMMRITPSEGRGVRVEGDSLLVPGRPDQAGAKVAAWLKALARDRLAYSSTHYAGLVGRSYARLVLRDTRSRWGSCSHDGTLMYSWRLAMAPREVLDYVAAHEVAHLVEMNHSADFWAVVSKIRPGWKAERDWLKRDGQTLHRYSFAG